AGCTCGTGCGTGTTCTTTATTCCGAGATCGGCCGCATCCTTTCGCATCTTCTCAATGTGACGACGCAGGCGCTCGATGTCGGCGCGCTGACCCCGCCGCTGTGGGGTTTTGAGGAACGCGAAAAGCTGATGGTGTTCTATGAGCGGGCATGCGGCGCGCGGTTGCACGCCGCCTATGTGCGGCCCGGCGGCGTTCATCAGGATATTCCGGATCAACTCGTTGAGGATATTGGCAATTGGTGTGATCCGTTCCTCAAGGTGGTCGATGAAATTGAAGCCCTGTTGACCGGCAACCGAATTTTCAAGCAGCGCAATGTCGATATCGGCGTGGTCGAGCTTGACGATTGCTGGGCCTGGGGATTTTCGGGTGTGATGGTTCGTGGATCGGGCGCGGCCTGGGATCTACGCCGCTCCCAGCCCTATGAATGCTACAGCGAGCTGGATTTTGACATTCCGATTGGCAAGAACGGTGATTGTTACGACCGCTATCTCATTCGCATGCAGGAGATGCGCCAGTCCGTCAGGATCATGAAACAGTGTGTCGAGCGTCTTCTCGGTGCTGAAAAGACCGGACCCGTAACATCTATCGACGGCAAGATCGTGCCGCCCAAGAGAGGTGAGATGAAGCGCTCCATGGAAGCGCTGATCCACCACTTCAAACTTTATACCGAAGGCTATCACGTGCCGGAAGGTGAGGTTTACGCCGCCGTTGAAGCGCCCAAGGGCGAGTTCGGCGTCTATCTCGTTTCCGACGGAAGTAACAAGCCATATCGATGCAAGATCAAGGCGCCGGGCTATGCTCATCTGCAAGCCATGGACTTCATCTGCCGCAACCACATGCTGGCTGATGTGTCCGCGATCCTTGGCTCGCTCGACATCGTGTTTGGGGAGGTGGACCGATGATCATCAGAACGTTGTTTACGGCAGTGTTGAGCGTTGTTATGGGATTTGGCGCGGTGCAGGTCGCGGCGGCACAGTCAAGCAGTGGCAGTGGTGTTTCGATGCGGACACTGCTGCAACGCGGATTTGAGATCAAGGCGGCCGCTCCGAATGGCAGCCAATATGTGGTTTTCCTGCAGAAGGGAAAAGCCGCTTATGCATGCGAATTCAAGACTTTAACGTCCTCGCGCTGCGGTGCGATCAATAGCGAGAGCGAATAAGAATGTCCGTACGCCGTCTTGCCGAGGATTCCATTCAGCCAGAGCAGTTCCGGTTCAGCCGGGAAAATGCCGCGTGGGCCAAGGCAACGATCAAGAAATACCCAAAGGGCCGCCAGCAGTCGGCCATTATTCCATTGCTGATGCGGGCGCAGGAACAGGATGGATGGGTCACCAAGGCCGCCATCGAATCCGTCGCCGATATGCTGCAGATGCCGTATATCCGTGCCCTGGAAGTTGCGACGTTCTACACGCAGTTCCAGTTGAAGCCGGTTGGCACGCACGCTCATGTGCAGGTTTGTGGAACAACGCCCTGCATGCTGCGTGGTTCGGAAGACCTTATCAAGGTCTGCAAAAACAAAATCAGCGAACATCAATTTGAAACCAATGAGGCCGGAACGCTCTCTTGGGAAGAGGTTGAATGTCAGGGCGCATGCGTGAATGCGCCGATGGTGATGATCTTCAAGGACGCGTATGAAGATCTGACACCGGAACAACTGGCCGACATTATTGACAGGTTCGAGGCCGGTGAGGGCGAAAACGTTACTCCGGGACCGCAAAACGGACGCCATCTCTCCGCGCCCATTGGCGGCTTGACTACCTTGACCGACGGCAAGGCCAATGCTGGCGCCAAATCAAACGGCAAGGCCGCTGTGAAAGCCCCGAAGAAGCCGAAAGAAGTTGCCGCTTCCGACGGCGTTAAGCCTGCGGCAATGGAAGAGCCGGACGAAAAGGACGATCTGAAGATGCTCTCAGGCGTCGGGCCGAAAATCGAGGGTGTGCTGAACTCGATCGGCATCTTCAAATTCGAGCAGGTTGCTGCCTGGAAAGAGGCGGAATGCGCGTGGGTCGATGGCTTCCTGAAATTCAAGGGGCGCATCGAGCGCGAACAATGGGTCAAGCAGGCCGAAGCGCTCGCCAAAGGCGGCGTTGAGGAATATGTCCGCGTATTCGGCAAGAAGCCGAGGTAGAGGGGATCGTCATGCTGAAAGACAAGGATCGGATCTTTACCAATATCTACGGCCTTAAGGACAAGAGCCTGAAAGGCGCCATGTCGCGCGGGCACTGGGACGGCACCAAGGCGCTGATTGAAAAGGGCCGCGACTGGATCATCGACGAGATGAAGACATCTGGTCTTCGCGGACGCGGCGGCGCCGGTTTTCCGACCGGCCTGAAATGGTCCTTCATGCCGAAGGAATCTGATGGGCGGCCTCACTATCTCGTTGTGAACGCGGATGAATCGGAGCCTGGTACCTGCAAGGACCGCGATATCATGCGCAACGATCCGCACACGCTGATCGAAGGGTGTGTGCTTGCCGGTTTCGCCATGGGTGCTCACACGGCCTACATCTATATTCGCGGCGAATATATGCGCGAACGCGAAGCGTTGCAGGCCGCGATTGACGAATGTTATGACGCGGGACTTCTCGGCAAGAACAACAAATGCGGATGGGACTTTGACGTCTATGTCCACCACGGCGCGGGCGCTTATATCTGCGGCGAGGAAACGGCACTGCTTGAAAGCCTCGAAGGCAAGAAGGGCCAGCCGCGCCTGAAGCCGCCATTTCCGGCCAATGTCGGTCTTTATGGCTGCCCGACCACCGTCAACAATGTGGAATCCATTGCCGTTGCACCAACGATCCTGCGGCGCGGCGGGGCTTGGTTCGCCGGGTTCGGGCGCCAGAACAACCACGGCACGAAGCTCTTTTGTGTTTCCGGGCACGTCAATCAGCCGGCAACCTTCGAGGAAGAGATGTCCATCCCGTTCCGCGAAATGATCGACCGTCACTGCGGCGGCATTCGCGGCGGCTGGGATAATCTGCTTGCCGTTATTCCGGGTGGTTCTTCGGTCCCGTGCGTGCCTGCCGACCAGATTATCGACTGCCCGATGGATTTTGACAGCCTGCGGGATCTGCAATCAGGTCTTGGGACGGCTGCAGTGATCGTGATGGATCGCTCGACCGATATCATCAAGGCGATTGCGCGGCTTGCCTATTTCTACAAGCACGAAAGCTGCGGCCAGTGCACACCTTGCCGAGAGGGCACTGGCTGGATGTGGCGGGTGATGGAGCGCATGGCCATCGGCAATGCGCAGAAAAAAGAAATCGACATGCTGTTTGACGTGACCAAACAGGTTGAGGGACACACGATCTGTGCGCTCGGGGATGCTGCGGCCTGGCCGATCCAGGGTCTTATCAGGCATTTCCGCCCGGAGATTGAAAAGCGCATCGACGAATACACGCACAATGCCGGAAAGGCTCCGGCGCTTGAGGCAGCCGAATAGGCTGTTGCCGACGGAGTAAGGGGTAGGCGGGAAACCGCGGAACTGGACGAAACATGGCGAAAATCAAGGTAGACGGGAACGAGGTCGAGGTGCCGGATCACTACACGCTTCTTCAGGCGTGTGAGGAAGCCGGCGCTCAGGTTCCGCGTTTCTGTTTTCACGAGCGGCTGTCGATCGCTGGCAATTGCCGCATGTGCCTCGTCGAGGTCAAGGGCGGGCCGCCGAAACCCGCCGCATCCTGCGCCATGGGTGTGCGTGATCTGCGCCCCGGACCGGACGGCGAGCCGCCGGAAGTCTTCACAAATACGCCGATGGTCAAAAAGGCGCGCGAAGGCGTGATGGAATTCCTCTTGATCAACCATCCGCTTGACTGCCCGATCTGCGACCAGGGCGGTGAATGTGACCTGCAGGATCAGGCGATGGCCTTTGGCGTCGATTCCTCGCGCTTCCATGAGAACAAGCGTGCGGTCGAAGACAAATATATCGGGCCGCTGGTCAAGACCATCATGACGCGCTGCATTCATTGTACGCGCTGTGTCCGGTTCACAACGGAAGTTGCGGGTATCTCGGAGCTCGGTCTTATCGGCCGGGGCGAAGACGCTGAAATCACCACCTATCTGGAACATGCGATGACGTCCGAACTCCAGGGCAATGTCATCGACCTTTGCCCGGTGGGTGCGCTGACGTCGAAGCCCTACGCGTTTCAGGCGCGTCCATGGGAACTCGACAAGACTGAAACCATCGATGTGATGGATGCCTGCGGCTCGGCCATTCGTGTCGACACGCGCGGCAGGGAAGTCATGCGCATCATGCCGCGCGTCAATGAGGCCATCAATGAGGAATGGATCTCCGACAAGACGCGCTTTGTCTGGGACGGTCTGAAGACACAGCGGCTGGACCGGCCATTCGTCAAGCGGAACGGGCGGCTTCAGCCTGCGAGCTGGCAAGAGGCGTTTGCGGCTGTCAAACAGGCGGTCGACGGTACATCAGGCGAGAAGATCGGCGCCATTGCCGGTGATCTGTCGACGGTCGAAGAGATGTTTGCGCTCAAACAACTGATGGCCGCGAGCGGATCGCACAATGTCGACTGCCGCCAGGACGGATCGGCTCTCGCCCCGGCAAATGGCCGCGCCAGCTATATCTTCAATCCGACGATCGAGGGCATCGAGGATGCCGATGCTCTTCTCATCATCGGTGCGAACCCGCGGTATGAAGCGTCAATTTTGAATGCGCGTATCCGCAAGCGCTGGCGGATGGGCGATTTCCCGATCGCTCTGATCGGCGAGCAGGTCGACCTTCGCTACGACTATGAGTATCTCGGCGCTGGACCGGAAACGCTGTCCGAGCTCATTGCCGGCAGCAACAAGTTTGCTGCCAAGCTCAAGCGGGCCAAGAAGCCGATGATCATCGTGGGGCAGGGAGCCCTGGCACGCGCCGATGGGGCAGCTGTTCTTTCGCAGGCCGCCAACCTTGCGGAAACAGTCAAGGCGGTTTCCGGTGACTGGAACGGTTTTGCCGTTCTGCACACGGCTGCCAGCCGGGTTGGCGGGCTGGATGTCGGCTTCGTTCCGGGAGAGGGCGGCAAGGATGCAGCGTCGATGCTGACCGACATGGACGTGCTGTTCCTTCTGGGTGCGGATGAGTTGGATATGACGAAACGCACATCCGGCTTTACCGTCTATATCGGCAGCCACGGCGATGTTGGCGCCCATCATGCCGATGTGATCCTGCCGGGTTCGACCTATACCGAGAAGTCGGGCATCTACGTCAATACAGAAGGGCGCGTCCAATATGGATCGCGCGCTGCTTTTGCGCCCGGAGAGGCCAAGGAGGACTGGGCCATTCTAAGGGCGCTTTCGGACGTTCTTGGCAAAACATTGCCGTTTGACTCGCTTTCTCAACTGCGTACCGCGCTCAACGAGGCCTATCCGCATTTTGCCGATGCGGATCAGGTTGCTCCGGCGGATGCGGCAGACATTGGAAAACTTGCTGCCAGCGGCGGCAAGATGGATGCGGCCGGTTTTCAGTCGACCGTTTCCGATTTCTACCTGACCAACCCGATAGCCCGTGCTTCAGCGGTCATGGCCGAGTGCTCGTCACTTGCCCGCGACGCCGGCAAGGTCGCAGCCGAATAGGGACACGGACGAGATGACCTTCGACGCATTTGTCACAAACTATGTCTGGCCCGGGCTGATCATGATCGGTCAGTCGCTGCTTTTGCTGGTGGCGCTGCTGATTTTCATCGCCTACGTCCTTTATGCTGACCGCAAGATCTGGGCGGCCGTGCAAATGCGGCGCGGACCCAATGTTGTTGGCCCCTGGGGTCTCTTCCAATCCTTTGCGGACCTTCTGAAGTTCGTCTTCAAGGAGCCGATTATCCCGGCCGGCGCCAACAAAGGTGTGTTCTTGCTGGCGCCGCTGGTTTCGGTGACCCTGGCGCTCGCCGCCTGGGCCGTTATTCCGGTGGCGGAAGGTTGGGCGGTTGCCTCCATCAATGTCGGCATTCTCTATGTCTTTGCCATCTCATCGCTTGAGGTCTACGGCGTCATCATGGGCGGCTGGGCCTCCAACTCCAAATACGCCTTCCTCGGGGCGCTGCGGTCGGCGGCGCAGATGGTGTCCTATGAAGTCTCCATCGGTTTTGTCATCATCACGGTTCTGCTGTGTGTCGGTTCCCTGAACCTGACGGAAATCGTGCTGTCGCAGCAAACCGGTCTCGGTACGATGCTTGGGCTGCCGAACAGTTTCCTTGACTGGCACTGGCTGGGACTGTTCCCGATGTTCATCATCTTCTTCATCTCAGCGCTTGCCGAGACAAACCGGCCGCCCTTCGACCTGCCGGAAGCGGAATCGGAACTGGTTGCGGGTTTCATGGTCGAATACGGCTCCACTCCGTACATGATGTTCATGCTCGGTGAATATGCAGCCATCGTCCTGATGTGCTCCCTGACCACCATTCTTTTCCTCGGTGGCTGGTTGCCGCCGGTCGATTTCTGGCTGCTCAACTGGGTTCCGGGCATTGTCTGGTTTGTCCTCAAAGTCTGCTTTGTCTTCTTCATGTTCTCCATGGTGAAGGCGTTCGTCCCGCGCTACCGCTACGACCAACTGATGCGGCTTGGCTGGAAGGTCTTCCTTCCGATCTCGCTGGCCATGGTCGTCATCGTGGCTTTTGTACTCAAACTGACCGGCTGGTCCGCCTGAAGGGAAGGATAGGGACAATGTCACTCGCACAAGCCGCCAGATCGGTTTTCCTGAAAGAGTTCGCAGAGGCGTTCGTTCTTTCGATGCGCTATTTCTTCCGGCCAAAGGCGACGGTGAACTACCCCTATGAAAAGGGGCCCGTGAGCCCGCGCTTCAGGGGAGAGCATGCGTTGCGGCGTTATCCGAACGGCGAAGAGCGCTGCATTGCCTGCAAACTTTGCGAGGCGATCTGTCCGGCGCAGGCCATCACCATCGAAGCCGGCCCGCGCCGCAACGACGGAACACGCAGAACCGTGCGTTACGATATCGATATGGTCAAATGCATCTATTGCGGCTTTTGCCAGGAAGCCTGTCCGGTGGATGCGATTGTCGAGGGGCCGAACTTCGAATTCGCGACGGAAACCCGCGAAGAGCTGTACTACGACAAGGACAAGCTGCTTGAAAACGGTGACCGGTGGGAGCGGGAAATCGCTCGCAATATTGCAATGGACGCTCCCTATCGGTGAGCGTCCGGCTGCGCCGCCGAGGGGCGGGGCGGCAAATTAAGTCTCACGCCGGTCCACTCCGGCGGTTCAATTCGGAAACCGGCACACCCAAGCTGGTTTCGGGGGAAACGAAAAGGCACAGATCATGGGTCTCCAGGCTCTGTTTTTCTACCTGTTCTCGGCGATCGCCATCGCGGCGGCGTTTATGGTCATATCGGCACGCAATCCGGTGCATTCGGTGCTGTTCCTGATTCTGACTTTCTTTAATGCCGCCGGGCTGTTCCTGCTGGCCGGCGCCGAGTTTCTGGCGCTCATCCTTGTTGTCGTCTATGTGGGCGCTGTTGCGGTGCTCTTCCTCTTTGTCGTCATGATGCTCGACATTGATTTTGCCGAACTTCGCTCCGGTGTCATGGAATATGCGCCGGTCGGAGCGCTGGTGGGTTTCATCCTGGCGGCCGAGCTTGTGCTGGTACTGGCCAGCAATGCTTTCACGGTCGAGCCGGTGGCCAATGCAACGCAGCCTATCCCCGATCTCAACGAGGTCCCCAACATCCAGGCTCTAGGAGACATTCTCTATACGGATTATGTCCACTTCTTCCAGGCCGCGGGCATGATCCTTCTTGTTGCAATGATCGGCGCCATCGTCTTGACGCTGCGCCACAAGGAGAATGTGAAGCGGCAGGATGTGTCGGCGCAGGTGGCCAGAACGCCGGAAACGGCGATCGAGGTCGTCAAAGTGAAGCCCGGGCAGGGCATATAGGCGGTTAGGAACAAGCATGGAAATCGGACTTTCCCATTATCTGACGGTCGGTGCCATCCTGTTCACGCTCGGCGTGTTCGGCATCTTCCTGAACCGCAAGAATGTCATCGTCATCTTGATGTCGATCGAGTTGATCCTGCTCGCCGTGAACCTGAACTTCATCGCGTTCGCCCAGCATCTCAACGATCTGGTCGGGCAGATATTCGCGCTGTTCGTTCTGACTGTCGCTGCGGCCGAAGCGGCCATCGGGCTGGCGATCCTTGTTGTCTTCTACCGTAATCGCGGCTCGATTGCCGTTGAAGACGTAAACATGATGAAGGGCTGAGCGGGCGATGTATCACACCATTGTTTTCTTCCCTCTGCTGGGAGCAATCATTGCCGGGTTTTTCGGCCGCTCCATAGGCGCGCGCGCCTCGGAATACGTGACCTGCGGCATCATGGTCATAGTCGCTTTTTTGTCCTGGATCGCTTTTTTCCAAGTGGCACTCGGCCATGGTGACATGATCCAGATCGAAGTCCTGCCATGGATCGTGGCCGGCACGCTCGACATCGACTGGGCGCTTCGCATCGACACGCTGACGGCGGTAATGCTGGTGGTTGTCAATACGGTCTCCTGTCTGGTGCATATTTATTCGATCGGATACATGCATCACGACCCGCACCGCCCGCGCTTTTTTGCCTATCTGTCGCTGTTTACCTTCGCCATGCTCATGCTGGTGACGTCGGACAATCTGGTCCAGATGTTCTTCGGTTGGGAAGGTGTTGGCCTCGCGTCCTATCTGCTGATCGGCTTCTGGTATAAAAAGCCGTCCGCCAATGCGGCGGCTATGAAGGCCTTTATCGTCAACCGCGTGGGTGACTTCGGCTTTTCACTTGGTATCTTCGGTATCTTTGTGCTGTTCGGCTCGGTGTCGATGGATGTCATCTTTGCCGGCACGGCGGACTTCCTGCCGGGCGCCGAAGCAAGAACGTCTGATGCATTCTTCGAGTTTTTCGGCATTGAGATGAACAAGGCCGATGCACTGACGACAGTCTGTATCCTGCTCTTCATCGGCGCCATGGGCAAATCCGCCCAGTTCCTGCTGCACACATGGCTGCCGGACGCCATGGAAGGCCCGACACCTGTTTCGGCGCTCATCCACGCTGCGACCATGGTCACCGCAGGCGTCTTCATGGTGGCGCGTATGTCGCCGATCTTCGAGCTTTCGACCGACGCTCTGACAGTGGTTGTGATCATCGGTTCGATAACCGCGTTCTTTGCCGCAACGGTGGGGCTCGTTCAAAACGATATCAAGCGGGTCATTGCCTATTCAACCTGTTCGCAGCTTGGATACATGTTCGTGGCACTGGGCATCGGGGCCTATGGCGCGGGCATATTTCACCTGTTCACGCACGCCTTTTTCAAGGCGCTGTTGTTCCTCGGCGCCGGTTCAGTCATCCACGCTGTGTCCGATGAGCAGGACATGCGCCGTATGGGCGGTCTACGGAAACATATTCCAACGACCTACTGGATGATGATCATCGGCACGCTGGCGCTCACCGGGTTCGGCATACCGTTCACGGCGCTCGGAACGGCGGGCTTCTTCTCCAAGGACGCCATCATCGAATCGGCCTTCGTCGCGCACAGCCCGGCTGCCGGCTTCGCCTTCGTCATGCTCGTCATCGCCGCGACATTCACCAGCTTCTATTCCTGGCGTCTGATCTTCATGACGTTCCATGGCAAACCGAGAGCTTCGTCTGATGTCATGCACCACGTACATGAATCACCCATGGTGATGCTGGCACCGCTCTTCATCCTGGCGGCGGGTGCCTTGTTTGCAGGCATGCTCTTTATCGGAGACTTCTTCGGTCACCACTATGAAGCCTTCTGGAACGGGGCACTGTTTACACTGCCCGACAATCATATTGTTCATGAGTTCCACAACGTGCCGGCCTGGGTGAAGCTGAGTCCGTTCACAGCCATGGTCGTCGGCTTTGCATTTGCCTGGCTTTTCTATATCCGCTCGCCTGAAATCCCGAAAGAACTGGCGGTACAGCACCGCGGCCTCTATCAGTTCCTGCTCAACAAATGGTATTTCGATGAGCTCTACGACATCCTTTTCGTACGCTCCTCCAAGTGGCTCGGCCACTTCCTTTGGACGAAGGGCGACGGGTGGCTTATCGATGGGTTCGGGCCAGACGGGATCGCAAAACGCGTTCAACAGATTACCGGCCGCATCGTGCGACTGCAGACCGGATACCTCTATCACTATGCCTTCGCGATGTTGATTGGTGTTGCTGCACTGATCACGTGGATGATGCTCGGGAGTAACGTGTGATGATTGACTGGCCGATTCTCTCAACGGTCACATTTATTCCGCTTGTCGGCGTACTCCTGATTCTGCTGATCCGCGACGACGGCGAAACAGGCCGCCGCAACATACGCAATGTGGCATTGATCGTTACCTCCTTTAACTTCCTGCTCTCGCTGGTGGTCTGGGCGGCTTTCGACGACTCGATCGTCGGCTTCCAGATGGTGGAGAAGGCGCAGTGGCTGGATTCCGGCATCTCGTATCACATGGGCGTCGACGGCATTTCCATGCTGTTCGTCG
This portion of the Hoeflea prorocentri genome encodes:
- a CDS encoding NADH-quinone oxidoreductase subunit D, yielding MTEHSVRNFNINFGPQHPAAHGVLRLVLELDGEIVERVDPHVGLLHRGTEKLIETKTYLQAVPYFDRLDYVAPMNQEHAFALAVEKLAGVEVPKRGQLVRVLYSEIGRILSHLLNVTTQALDVGALTPPLWGFEEREKLMVFYERACGARLHAAYVRPGGVHQDIPDQLVEDIGNWCDPFLKVVDEIEALLTGNRIFKQRNVDIGVVELDDCWAWGFSGVMVRGSGAAWDLRRSQPYECYSELDFDIPIGKNGDCYDRYLIRMQEMRQSVRIMKQCVERLLGAEKTGPVTSIDGKIVPPKRGEMKRSMEALIHHFKLYTEGYHVPEGEVYAAVEAPKGEFGVYLVSDGSNKPYRCKIKAPGYAHLQAMDFICRNHMLADVSAILGSLDIVFGEVDR
- the nuoE gene encoding NADH-quinone oxidoreductase subunit NuoE — protein: MSVRRLAEDSIQPEQFRFSRENAAWAKATIKKYPKGRQQSAIIPLLMRAQEQDGWVTKAAIESVADMLQMPYIRALEVATFYTQFQLKPVGTHAHVQVCGTTPCMLRGSEDLIKVCKNKISEHQFETNEAGTLSWEEVECQGACVNAPMVMIFKDAYEDLTPEQLADIIDRFEAGEGENVTPGPQNGRHLSAPIGGLTTLTDGKANAGAKSNGKAAVKAPKKPKEVAASDGVKPAAMEEPDEKDDLKMLSGVGPKIEGVLNSIGIFKFEQVAAWKEAECAWVDGFLKFKGRIEREQWVKQAEALAKGGVEEYVRVFGKKPR
- the nuoF gene encoding NADH-quinone oxidoreductase subunit NuoF, producing MLKDKDRIFTNIYGLKDKSLKGAMSRGHWDGTKALIEKGRDWIIDEMKTSGLRGRGGAGFPTGLKWSFMPKESDGRPHYLVVNADESEPGTCKDRDIMRNDPHTLIEGCVLAGFAMGAHTAYIYIRGEYMREREALQAAIDECYDAGLLGKNNKCGWDFDVYVHHGAGAYICGEETALLESLEGKKGQPRLKPPFPANVGLYGCPTTVNNVESIAVAPTILRRGGAWFAGFGRQNNHGTKLFCVSGHVNQPATFEEEMSIPFREMIDRHCGGIRGGWDNLLAVIPGGSSVPCVPADQIIDCPMDFDSLRDLQSGLGTAAVIVMDRSTDIIKAIARLAYFYKHESCGQCTPCREGTGWMWRVMERMAIGNAQKKEIDMLFDVTKQVEGHTICALGDAAAWPIQGLIRHFRPEIEKRIDEYTHNAGKAPALEAAE
- the nuoG gene encoding NADH-quinone oxidoreductase subunit NuoG translates to MAKIKVDGNEVEVPDHYTLLQACEEAGAQVPRFCFHERLSIAGNCRMCLVEVKGGPPKPAASCAMGVRDLRPGPDGEPPEVFTNTPMVKKAREGVMEFLLINHPLDCPICDQGGECDLQDQAMAFGVDSSRFHENKRAVEDKYIGPLVKTIMTRCIHCTRCVRFTTEVAGISELGLIGRGEDAEITTYLEHAMTSELQGNVIDLCPVGALTSKPYAFQARPWELDKTETIDVMDACGSAIRVDTRGREVMRIMPRVNEAINEEWISDKTRFVWDGLKTQRLDRPFVKRNGRLQPASWQEAFAAVKQAVDGTSGEKIGAIAGDLSTVEEMFALKQLMAASGSHNVDCRQDGSALAPANGRASYIFNPTIEGIEDADALLIIGANPRYEASILNARIRKRWRMGDFPIALIGEQVDLRYDYEYLGAGPETLSELIAGSNKFAAKLKRAKKPMIIVGQGALARADGAAVLSQAANLAETVKAVSGDWNGFAVLHTAASRVGGLDVGFVPGEGGKDAASMLTDMDVLFLLGADELDMTKRTSGFTVYIGSHGDVGAHHADVILPGSTYTEKSGIYVNTEGRVQYGSRAAFAPGEAKEDWAILRALSDVLGKTLPFDSLSQLRTALNEAYPHFADADQVAPADAADIGKLAASGGKMDAAGFQSTVSDFYLTNPIARASAVMAECSSLARDAGKVAAE
- the nuoH gene encoding NADH-quinone oxidoreductase subunit NuoH — encoded protein: MTFDAFVTNYVWPGLIMIGQSLLLLVALLIFIAYVLYADRKIWAAVQMRRGPNVVGPWGLFQSFADLLKFVFKEPIIPAGANKGVFLLAPLVSVTLALAAWAVIPVAEGWAVASINVGILYVFAISSLEVYGVIMGGWASNSKYAFLGALRSAAQMVSYEVSIGFVIITVLLCVGSLNLTEIVLSQQTGLGTMLGLPNSFLDWHWLGLFPMFIIFFISALAETNRPPFDLPEAESELVAGFMVEYGSTPYMMFMLGEYAAIVLMCSLTTILFLGGWLPPVDFWLLNWVPGIVWFVLKVCFVFFMFSMVKAFVPRYRYDQLMRLGWKVFLPISLAMVVIVAFVLKLTGWSA
- the nuoI gene encoding NADH-quinone oxidoreductase subunit NuoI, which encodes MSLAQAARSVFLKEFAEAFVLSMRYFFRPKATVNYPYEKGPVSPRFRGEHALRRYPNGEERCIACKLCEAICPAQAITIEAGPRRNDGTRRTVRYDIDMVKCIYCGFCQEACPVDAIVEGPNFEFATETREELYYDKDKLLENGDRWEREIARNIAMDAPYR
- a CDS encoding NADH-quinone oxidoreductase subunit J, with protein sequence MGLQALFFYLFSAIAIAAAFMVISARNPVHSVLFLILTFFNAAGLFLLAGAEFLALILVVVYVGAVAVLFLFVVMMLDIDFAELRSGVMEYAPVGALVGFILAAELVLVLASNAFTVEPVANATQPIPDLNEVPNIQALGDILYTDYVHFFQAAGMILLVAMIGAIVLTLRHKENVKRQDVSAQVARTPETAIEVVKVKPGQGI
- the nuoK gene encoding NADH-quinone oxidoreductase subunit NuoK, whose product is MEIGLSHYLTVGAILFTLGVFGIFLNRKNVIVILMSIELILLAVNLNFIAFAQHLNDLVGQIFALFVLTVAAAEAAIGLAILVVFYRNRGSIAVEDVNMMKG
- the nuoL gene encoding NADH-quinone oxidoreductase subunit L gives rise to the protein MYHTIVFFPLLGAIIAGFFGRSIGARASEYVTCGIMVIVAFLSWIAFFQVALGHGDMIQIEVLPWIVAGTLDIDWALRIDTLTAVMLVVVNTVSCLVHIYSIGYMHHDPHRPRFFAYLSLFTFAMLMLVTSDNLVQMFFGWEGVGLASYLLIGFWYKKPSANAAAMKAFIVNRVGDFGFSLGIFGIFVLFGSVSMDVIFAGTADFLPGAEARTSDAFFEFFGIEMNKADALTTVCILLFIGAMGKSAQFLLHTWLPDAMEGPTPVSALIHAATMVTAGVFMVARMSPIFELSTDALTVVVIIGSITAFFAATVGLVQNDIKRVIAYSTCSQLGYMFVALGIGAYGAGIFHLFTHAFFKALLFLGAGSVIHAVSDEQDMRRMGGLRKHIPTTYWMMIIGTLALTGFGIPFTALGTAGFFSKDAIIESAFVAHSPAAGFAFVMLVIAATFTSFYSWRLIFMTFHGKPRASSDVMHHVHESPMVMLAPLFILAAGALFAGMLFIGDFFGHHYEAFWNGALFTLPDNHIVHEFHNVPAWVKLSPFTAMVVGFAFAWLFYIRSPEIPKELAVQHRGLYQFLLNKWYFDELYDILFVRSSKWLGHFLWTKGDGWLIDGFGPDGIAKRVQQITGRIVRLQTGYLYHYAFAMLIGVAALITWMMLGSNV